From Procambarus clarkii isolate CNS0578487 chromosome 65, FALCON_Pclarkii_2.0, whole genome shotgun sequence, one genomic window encodes:
- the LOC138354926 gene encoding uncharacterized protein, with translation MDSRRPPRLTVPRVVEDQTLQVTNQVAAHTHNTQYPHHTGRLEDGPATTVGPEVDLGESASILEMDHDSKTTACPDPSDVKVEEDDSGDDSSDDCLVIDLDESTTWLTTTAGHEVALGEAASRRTILPHSGVSLGRLARGGVDAGSRKAGVNDVRLAHPVDNTEVALGEAASRRTLLPRPGVSPVRLARGGVDVRGGTMKVSTVRTAHDAAVNTGVALGEAASRRTKLPCPGASPVRLAQGKVDARGGTARLARDTANNTGVALGEAASRRTLLPRSGVSPVRLARGGVDVRGGTMRVSTVRTAHDADVNTGVALGEAASRRIILPHSRVSPVRLAPGGVDAKDGNGTVSTVRPACDSTDNTGVALGEAASRRTILPHSGVSPVRLAPGGVDAKERSGTVSTVRPACDSTDNTGVALGEAASRRTILPHSGVSPVRLAPGGVDAKDGNGTVSTVRPACDSTGNTGVALGEAASRKTILPHFGVSPVRLAQSGVDARGEGVNVRPPYDSTSTTGVALGEAASRRTSLPHSGVSPVKLAPGGVDARDKDDAPNDDGCAEVALGEAASRRTKLPRPGASPVRLAPGGVDTRDEDKGVSTVRLTHDDTSDDDTGVALGEATSRRTLLPHPEDSLGRLALGGVDQNGTNQDDTNGRLTHEDISPEDDTSMTTSRTTPPRTPFYSFASGVGFSDESMSAHGIGAGASHLRSSSRPGVAGDMKLGVGTSDARPGVGTSDASPGVGTSDASPGVGFSNTSPGAGSLNEPLRACSYNEPLRAGPGNTITSPTRADPSDDARPATVQEPILGVGVSDNTPATTNEDNDVDFWDDGNIHRQRNQRFVFRHIARDSGTSSDDDSRSQASSAPAGNGNTPEAPQGAPPALRGNDANDNDNEPSPDQQPQRRGEALTIWFPLPRYFKCTETPCAHVHSSQAWTSQRVSLQRHLEGGHGLRISVLTYKCAGCGSTLRKRPTTHTCARLREIRAARTLDDRPLSFQCDARGCEFSCNSKIGIMSHREMHSRQAAREARREARQPALDRVQRQPDPTQDDERRHPGQVPSPSPDDPAPAVISSSAEAPAPLIFASASLSPTPRSPIPSPALSPPRLRQPQRAHPLSPVVTVIPFPDMPSPTLPEPDNGDGGDPASPATSTNDSDIEEVDASPHHDHESPGEPLQRHTDDAAQEWVLESFYDPLLALLRTPDWEGFNCLLEEITETVHARFRIRTDGERQAPPVIDVNDCKSIQRLYRNNRRRAVRLITAGESARCGISSEDVEKHFTETLAPRPALEDPQALQAIPEPPADRTELNVAAFREGEVEIRLTKAENTAPGDDRITYRHWQQVDPECKVLTAIFNICLHHKRIPQSWKTSRTILIPKEGDPEAITNWRPIALCRTIYKLYTGCLAARLRSWIVHNNALCNAQKGFMPTDGVLEHNFILQHYLDEARGGNSDVYIASLDLTNAFGSVPTELIDASLRRLGAGQAFIDVVRSITRDNSTRIMTADGETNAIPVHCGVRQGCPISGLLFNIAIEPILRTAIATGLDTDPDFKHPCLAYADDITLLARTEAGLQSLLDVTTATCGDLRLALNPRKCSSMHMSGRQPRGMRNTTFHIGETNITCRRNGEETKFLGRPVGFHLLPNSTAIDEFKTLGEAILTSKLAPWQRIDALKTFVFPTTVFAMRTWQLRKGDWQELDDHLRKLIKSTLYLPTRATNDYLYGSAAAGSCGIPLAAEDSDVFVIDSAFKLLTTPDQDTRNIAREDCTKVVTRRLREDATLVNVCQYLSKEAMAQRPTGHETVWSRARNASARLDTKWTADGEELALTCGERTMTKKERRLVARNIRNHHRGLRDERLQDKPDQGKVMKQVAKVRASSSFIYDGAFTTFADWRFIHRARLNLLPLNGARRFNVNSDKRCRRCRNPNETLPHVLNHCMRLSNPMNKRHNALVQRIVKAAEGRFWKVITANQQIPGIDSNLRPDIVLEKNGEVLLVDVTCPFENGEASLDEARLRKEQKYAPIAAALRRTYKQVTVHAFIVGSLGSYDPRNDKLMNRLASKKYQKLFRKLCVTDTIRWSRMIYIEHVTGARQY, from the coding sequence ATGGATTCACGACGGCCTCCAAGGCTGACGGTCCCACGAGTGGTGGAGGACCAAACCCTGCAGGTGACAAACCAGGTCGctgcccacacccacaacacacagtacccacaccaCACCGGCCGCCTGGAAGATGGACCAGCGACGACGGTGGGACCCGAGGTCGACCTTGGTGAGTCGGCCTCAATACTCGAGATGGACCACGACTCGAAGACAACTGCCTGCCCTGACCCCAGCGATGTAAAAGTGGAAGAAGACGACTCCGGGGACGATTCCAGTGACGACTGCCTGGTGATCGACCTGGACGAATCAACCACGTGGCTGACGACGACCGCTGGCCAtgaggtcgcccttggcgaggcggcctcgaggaggaccatactcccccactctgggGTCAGTCTTGGGAGGCTGGCTCGGGGTGGGGTCGACGCTGGGAGCAGGAAAGCGGGGGTCAACGATGTGCGGCTGGCCCATCCTGTAGACAACACcgaggtcgcccttggcgaggcggcctcgaggaggaccttACTCCCCCGCCCTGGGGTCAGTCCTGTGAGGCTGGCTCGGGGTGGGGTCGACGTGAGAGGTGGTACCATGAAGGTCAGCACTGTGAGAACCGCCCATGACGCTGCCGTTAacaccggggtcgcccttggcgaggcggcctcgaggaggaccaaACTCCCTTGCCCTGGGGCCAGTCCTGTGAGGCTGGCTCAGGGCAAGGTCGACGCGAGAGGGGGGACCGCGAGGTTAGCCCGTGATACTGCCAACAacaccggggtcgcccttggcgaggcggcctcgaggaggaccttACTCCCCCGCTCTGGGGTCAGTCCTGTGAGGCTGGCTCGGGGTGGGGTCGACGTGAGAGGTGGTACCATGAGGGTCAGCACTGTGAGAACCGCCCATGACGCTGACGTTAacaccggggtcgcccttggcgaggcggcctcgaggaggatcatactcccccactctaggGTCAGTCCTGTGAGGCTGGCTCCGGGTGGGGTCGACGCCAAAGATGGGAACGGGACGGTCAGCACTGTGAGACCAGCCTGTGACTCTACAGACAacaccggggtcgcccttggcgaggcggcctcgaggaggaccatactcccccactctgggGTCAGTCCTGTGAGGCTGGCTCCGGGTGGGGTCGACGCCAAAGAAAGGAGCGGGACGGTCAGCACTGTGAGACCAGCCTGTGACTCTACAGACAacaccggggtcgcccttggcgaggcggcctcgaggaggaccatactcccccactctgggGTCAGTCCTGTGAGGCTGGCTCCGGGTGGGGTCGACGCCAAAGATGGGAACGGGACGGTCAGCACTGTGAGACCAGCCTGTGACTCCACAGGCAacaccggggtcgcccttggcgaggcggcctcgaggaagaccatactcccccactttgGGGTCAGTCCTGTGAGGCTGGCTCAGAGTGGGGTCGACGCGCGAGGTGAGGGTGTGAATGTAAGGCCGCCCTATGACTCCACAAGCaccaccggggtcgcccttggcgaggcggcctcgaggaggacctcACTCCCCCACTCTGGGGTCAGTCCTGTGAAGCTGGCTCCAGGTGGGGTCGACGCTCGAGACAAGGATGACGCTCCTAATGACGACGGCTGTGCcgaggtcgcccttggcgaggcggcctcgaggaggaccaaACTCCCCCGCCCTGGGGCCAGTCCTGTGAGGCTGGCTCCAGGTGGGGTCGACACCCGAGATGAGGACAAGGGGGTCAGCACTGTGAGGCTGACCCACGACGATACCAGCGACGACGAtaccggggtcgcccttggcgaggcgacCTCGAGGAGGACCTTACTCCCCCACCCTGAGGACAGTCTTGGGAGGCTGGCCCTGGGTGGGGTCGACCAGAATGGCACCAACCAGGACGACACCAATGGGAGGCTGACCCATGAGGATATCAGCCCTGAGGACGACACCAGCATGACGACATCGAGGACGACTCCACCCAGGACGCCGTTCTATAGTTTTGCATCTGGGGTCGGCTTCAGCGACGAAAGTATGTCAGCCCATGGGATAGGCGCCGGCGCTTCCCACCTGAGATCCAGCTCACGACCAGGGGTGGCTGGTGACATGAAACTGGGGGTCGGCACCAGCGACGCACGCCCGGGGGTCGGCACCAGCGACGCAAGTCCAGGGGTCGGCACCAGCGACGCAAGCCCGGGGGTCGGCTTCAGCAACACTAGCCCTGGAGCTGGCTCCCTCAATGAGCCCTTAAGGGCTTGTTCCTACAATGAGCCCCTGAGGGCTGGCCCTGGCAATACCATCACATCCCCTACTCGGGCCGATCCCAGCGACGACGCCCGGCCAGCCACGGTTCAGGAGCCTATTTTGGGGGTCGGCGTCAGCGACAATACTCCTGCTACCACCAATGAAGACAACGACGTTGACTTCTGGGACGACGGTAATATTCACAGGCAGAGGAACCAGAGATTCGTCTTTCGCCATATAGCAAGAGACTCTGGCACCAGCAGTGATGACGACAGTCGCTCCCAGGCCTCATCAGCCCCAGCAGGAAACGGCAACACCCCAGAGGCCCCCCAGGGGGCGCCACCAGCCCTCAGGGGGAACGACGCTAATGACAACGACAACGAACCTAGCCCAGACCAGCAGCCGCAGAGACGGGGGGAAGCCCTCACCATCTGGTTCCCACTCCCTAGGTATTTTAAGTGCACAGAAACGCCCTGCGCCCACGTTCACTCATCACAGGCGTGGACCAGCCAACGCGTGTCGTTACAACGACACCTGGAGGGTGGCCACGGGCTCCGCATTTCAGTATTAACATACAAATGCGCCGGCTGTGGCTCGACCCTACGGAAGCGACCAACGACCCACACCTGTGCCCGCCTGCGTGAAATTCGGGCGGCTAGGACCCTGGACGACCGCCCCTTGTCGTTCCAGTGCGATGCCCGCGGCTGTGAGTTCTCGTGCAACTCCAAAATCGGTATAATGAGCCATAGGGAAATGCACTCCCGCCAAGCAGCCAGAGAAGCCCGCCGTGAAGCCAGGCAGCCTGCACTAGATAGGGTACAACGACAGCCTGACCCTACACAAGACGACGAACGACGACACCCTGGCCAGGTACCATCACCCAGCCCTGACGACCCGGCCCCTGCTGTCATCTCCAGCTCTGCTGAGGCGCCTGCACCACTAATATTCGCCTCAGCCAGCTTATCCCCGACGCCCCGCAGCCCCATACCCTCACCGGCCCTGTCACCACCCCGGCTTAGGCAACCACAGAGAGCTCACCCGCTCTCACCTGTTGTGACAGTGATACCATTCCCAGACATGCCCTCACCTACCCTCCCTGAGCCAGACAATGGCGATGGGGGTGACCCAGCTTCTCCAGCCACCAGCACCAACGACTCTGACATTGAAGAGGTAGATGCTTCACCCCACCACGACCATGAGAGCCCAGGAGAGCCACTGCAGCGCCACACAGACGATGCAGCACAAGAATGGGTGCTAGAGTCGTTTTACGACCCCCTACTagccctcctccggacccctgaCTGGGAGGGCTTCAACTGCCTCCTCGAAGAAATCACTGAAACAGTTCACGCACGCTTCCGCATTCGGACTGACGGGGAACGGCAAGCACCCCCTGTGATCGATGTAAACGACTGTAAATCGATCCAGCGTCTCTACAGGAACAACAGGAGGCGAGCAGTCCGACTTATCACCGCCGGAGAGAGTGCAAGATGTGGAATCTCGAGCGAGGACGTTGAAAAGCACTTCACAGAGACGCTGGCGCCCAGGCCAGCACTAGAAGACCCCCAGGCACTACAAGCAATCCCTGAACCGCCAGCCGATCGTACAGAACTAAACGTGGCTGCATTTAGGGAGGGCGAAGTGGAAATCAGACTGACAAAAGCTgagaacactgcaccaggtgacgACAGAATAACATACCGTCACTGGCAGCAAGTCGACCCTGAGTGTAAGGTTCTCACAGCAATATTTAACATCTGCCTACACCACAAGCGAATACCCCAGTCGTGGAAAACATCGCGAACTATCCTGATCCCGAAAGAGGGAGACCCTGAAGCCATCACCAACTGGCGCCCAATTGCCTTGTGTCGTACTATATACAAACTGTACACAGGGTGCTTGGCTGCCCGTCTGAGAAGCTGGATTGTGCACAACAATGCACTTTGCAACGCCCAGAAGGGGTTTATGCCAACGGACGGCGTGCTGGAGCACAACTTCATCCTCCAGCACTACCTTGACGAAGCACGGGGAGGTAACAGTGACGTTTACATTGCGTCGCTAGACCTGACGAACGCGTTTGGGTCAGTGCCAACTGAGCTGATCGACGCCTCCCTCCGCCGGCTGGGTGCAGGGCAAGCCTTCATCGACGTCGTCCGAAGTATCACAAGGGACAACTCTACGAGGATCATGACGGCCGATGGCGAAACAAACGCGATTCCCGTGCACTGTGGAGTCCGCCAGGGCTGCCCTATCAGTGGGCTCTTGTTCAATATTGCGATTGAACCGATATTACGAACAGCCATTGCAACTGGCCTCGATACCGATCCTGATTTCAAACACCCCTGCCTggcctatgcagatgacatcacaCTGCTGGCCAGAACTGAAGCAGGTCTACAGAGCCTCCTGGACGTCACAACGGCGACCTGTGGGGACCTGAGACTGGCTCTAAACCCCAGAAAATGCTCCTCCATGCATATGTCTGGGAGACAGCCAAGGGGTATGAGGAATACGACCTTCCACATCGGCGAGACGAACATCACCTGCCGTAGAAACGGCGAAGAAACGAAGTTCCTTGGCCGGCCAGTAGGATTCCACCTACTGCCAAATTCGACGGCAATTGACGAATTCAAGACGCTGGGGGAAGCTATACTGACCAGCAAGTTGGCGCCCTGGCAAAGGATTGACGCTCTCAAGACATTTGTATTCCCAACGACGGTATTCGCCATGAGAACGTGGCAGCTGAGGAAGGGAGACTGGCAGGAGCTTGATGATCACCTGAGGAAATTAATCAAGTCAACACTCTATCTCCCGACCCGAGCTACAAATGACTACCTATATGGCAGCGCAGCGGCAGGCTCCTGTGGAATCCCCCTTGCTGCAGAGGACTCAGACGTGTTTGTGATTGATTCGGCTTTCAAACTTCTTACTACGCCGGACCAAGACACAAGAAACATCGCGAGAGAGGACTGCACCAAGGTCGTGACCCGGAGACTACGAGAAGACGCTACATTAGTGAATGTCTGCCAATACCTGTCCAAGGAAGCAATGGCTCAGCGGCCGACTGGTCACGAAACAGTCTGGTCCAGAGCAAGAAATGCATCAGCAAGACTAGACACGAAATGGACTGCCGACGGCGAAGAGTTGGCACTAACATGCGGGGAACGGACCATGACAAAGAAGGAGAGAAGACTCGTGGCAAGGAATATCCGCAATCACCATCGTGGACTCAGAGACGAACGCCTGCAGGACAAGCCGGACCAAGGAAAAGTGATGAAGCAAGTCGCAAAAGTCCGAGCCTCGTCCTCCTTCATCTACGACGGAGCATTCACAACCTTCGCAGACTGGAGGTTCATTCACAGGGCTAGGCTTAATCTCCTCCCCCTCAATGGAGCAAGGCGCTTCAATGTCAACTCTGACAAACGTTGCAGGCGTTGCAGGAACCCAAACGAGACTCTACCACATGTTCTTAACCACTGCATGAGGCTATCCAACCCCATGAACAAGCGCCACAACGCACTTGTTCAACGGATCGTGAAAGCTGCTGAAGGACGATTCTGGAAGGTCATCACGGCGAATCAACAGATCCCTGGCATCGACAGCAATCTACGGCCGGACATCGTCCTCGAGAAGAATGGAGAAGTCCTCCTCGTCGACGTGACGTGCCCCTTCGAGAACGGCGAAGCCTCCCTAGATGAAGCCAGGCTACGAAAGGAGCAGAAATATGCGCCAATTGCAGCTGCGCTGAGACGGACCTACAAGCAGGTCACTGTCCACGCCTTCATTGTGGGCTCACTAGGCTCGTACGATCCAAGGAATGACAAGCTGATGAACAGGCTCGCCTCCAAGAAGTACCAGAAGCTCTTCAGGAAACTCTGCGTCACCGACACGATTCGATGGTCGAGGATGATCTACATCGAACACGTGACAGGCGCCCGGCAGTATTGA